The Hymenobacter baengnokdamensis genome includes a region encoding these proteins:
- a CDS encoding zinc-dependent alcohol dehydrogenase — protein sequence MLAMDFRGPKRVRASQKPMPEIKHPEDAIVRVTRTCICGSDLHLYNGNVPDTRVGMTFGHEFTGIVEEIGSEVTKLKVGDHVLVPFNIACGKCIFCKQGLFGNCHESNPEATAVGGIFGYSHTAGGHNGGQAEYARVPYANVGPTVIPPGMDPDDAVLLTDVVPTGYQAAEMAGIQKGDTVVVFGAGPVGIMAARCAWLFGAGRVIIIDHIDYRLEFARNYANCEAYNFRELEDPVLFIKKTTDWIGADVCIDAVGAEAAGNAMQTITGRKLLLQAGSATAVHWAINAVRKGGVVSIVGVYGPTDNLVPIGNVLNKGLTIRANQASVKRLLPRLIEHVQNGVLNPKGLITHRIPLEEVADGYRIFSAKLDNCIKPVLISPSAGI from the coding sequence ATGCTAGCTATGGATTTCCGGGGGCCGAAAAGGGTTCGCGCCAGCCAAAAACCAATGCCCGAAATCAAGCATCCGGAGGATGCGATTGTGCGGGTCACGCGTACGTGCATCTGCGGTTCCGACCTGCACCTCTACAACGGCAACGTGCCCGATACCCGCGTGGGCATGACCTTCGGCCACGAGTTTACGGGTATTGTGGAGGAAATCGGCTCGGAGGTCACCAAGCTGAAAGTCGGCGACCATGTGCTGGTGCCCTTCAATATTGCCTGCGGCAAGTGCATCTTCTGTAAGCAGGGCCTGTTTGGCAACTGCCACGAGTCGAACCCCGAAGCCACGGCCGTAGGCGGCATTTTTGGCTACTCGCACACCGCCGGCGGTCACAACGGTGGCCAGGCCGAATACGCCCGCGTACCCTATGCCAACGTGGGCCCCACGGTTATTCCGCCCGGCATGGACCCCGACGATGCCGTGCTGCTCACCGACGTAGTGCCCACGGGCTACCAGGCCGCCGAAATGGCGGGTATTCAAAAAGGCGATACGGTAGTGGTATTCGGGGCCGGACCGGTGGGTATCATGGCGGCCCGCTGCGCCTGGCTGTTTGGGGCCGGCCGCGTCATCATCATCGACCACATCGACTACCGCCTGGAGTTTGCCCGCAACTACGCCAATTGCGAGGCCTACAACTTCCGCGAGCTGGAAGACCCGGTGCTCTTTATCAAGAAAACCACCGACTGGATAGGGGCCGACGTGTGCATCGACGCCGTAGGGGCCGAAGCCGCGGGCAATGCCATGCAAACCATTACCGGCCGTAAGCTGCTCTTGCAGGCGGGCTCGGCTACGGCCGTGCACTGGGCCATTAATGCCGTGCGCAAGGGTGGGGTCGTGTCCATCGTGGGCGTGTATGGCCCTACCGACAACCTCGTGCCCATCGGCAATGTGCTGAACAAGGGCCTGACCATTCGGGCCAACCAGGCTTCGGTAAAACGCCTGCTGCCCCGCCTTATCGAGCACGTGCAGAACGGCGTGCTTAACCCGAAGGGGTTGATTACGCACCGCATCCCGCTCGAAGAAGTAGCCGATGGCTACCGTATTTTCTCTGCGAAGCTGGACAATTGTATCAAGCCGGTACTCATCTCGCCCTCTGCCGGTATCTAA
- a CDS encoding outer membrane beta-barrel protein, which translates to MQKHFLLLIICCASVQASQAQTALKAGTVALSGSINFTQNKEDTSSPYYNGGNTYTYTDKIFNFNPGISYFVADNLAIGADATWSIEEISAKSNSSSSTPYYRTTTSLRVGPFARRYYMLTDQFGFTGTLGAGYEHDSQPAGNNGSSNQTASGFYAGLTPGIIFMPIPRIGLGASIGGLTYDRLNVKSDNSSSNVSDDTVSTLGASFGLAQLTFSGTYFFGR; encoded by the coding sequence ATGCAAAAGCATTTCCTGCTACTTATTATCTGCTGTGCCTCGGTGCAAGCAAGCCAGGCCCAAACTGCACTTAAAGCTGGTACCGTGGCCTTGAGTGGCAGTATCAATTTCACTCAAAATAAGGAGGATACAAGCAGCCCTTATTATAACGGCGGCAATACTTATACTTATACCGATAAAATTTTCAACTTCAACCCCGGCATTAGCTACTTTGTGGCAGACAACCTAGCTATTGGTGCCGACGCTACCTGGAGTATTGAGGAGATTTCTGCTAAGTCGAATAGCAGCTCGTCAACTCCCTATTACCGCACTACTACTAGCCTGCGCGTAGGGCCTTTTGCACGGCGTTACTATATGCTGACTGACCAATTTGGCTTTACAGGCACACTGGGGGCCGGCTATGAGCACGATTCGCAGCCCGCTGGCAATAATGGCTCGTCGAACCAGACAGCGAGCGGATTTTACGCGGGTCTGACACCAGGCATTATTTTTATGCCGATTCCGCGCATAGGCTTAGGAGCTTCGATTGGAGGACTGACCTATGACCGGCTTAATGTGAAGTCTGACAACAGCAGTTCCAACGTCTCCGACGATACAGTGTCGACTCTTGGCGCAAGCTTTGGCCTGGCCCAACTCACGTTCAGCGGCACGTATTTCTTTGGGCGATAA
- a CDS encoding T9SS type A sorting domain-containing protein, producing MKSISTLAGSLLLAPLSLLAQTTPPGATGATAAAAPAPIALAPVTPAPDPNALKIKAEQNPISHTLTVRCDAPGPTRFEINDKEGHPVLTKTVMVGTTPVVLNVASLPAGPYVVRCTAGEKKGTRLVQLGN from the coding sequence ATGAAATCAATCTCCACTTTAGCGGGAAGCTTGTTGCTGGCCCCCCTTAGCCTGCTGGCCCAAACCACGCCACCGGGGGCCACTGGCGCCACGGCGGCAGCTGCGCCGGCCCCCATTGCGCTGGCCCCGGTAACGCCGGCCCCCGACCCCAACGCGCTTAAAATCAAAGCGGAGCAAAACCCCATTTCCCACACGCTCACCGTGCGCTGCGACGCGCCCGGCCCCACACGATTCGAAATAAACGACAAGGAAGGGCACCCGGTACTCACCAAAACGGTGATGGTTGGCACTACGCCGGTCGTGCTGAATGTAGCGTCGCTGCCGGCCGGGCCCTATGTGGTGCGGTGCACGGCCGGCGAGAAGAAAGGTACCCGCCTGGTGCAGCTCGGCAACTAG
- a CDS encoding ABC transporter ATP-binding protein: protein MPTRALAAVNPHIFRYKWHFLGGVLFVILSTLLTIFPAQLVRYSFDLVNEGIDLYHLYAGTQAQAGVYQLFGRNVLFYGMVIIALALLRGIFLFFMRQTLIVMSRRIENDQKNQIFQHYQSLPLAFYRRHSTGDLMSRISEDVGRVRMYLGPGIMYFLQLVLLFVLVVPLMLLVNVKLTVLTLLPLPILSVSIFYVNNLIEKKSDDIQKALAAMTTFTQEAFSGIRVLKSFVRQQDSYEQFQVSTNEYKDKSLSLNFVNSLFFPLIMFLVGISTIVTVWIGGQEVIRGTITTGSIAEFIIYVNLLTWPVTALGWTSSLVQRAEASQARINEFLDEKTDIISRRNVVREIAGDIVFDHVTFTYPDTGIRALRDVSFRIRPGQTLAVIGNTGSGKSTIAALLCRLYDVTSGDIQVDGVDVRDYALTSLREQIGYVPQDVFLFSDSIRHNINFGLDQPDEVRMAQAARDADVYENIIRFPEGFDTKVGERGITLSGGQKQRVSMARALVKEPKILILDDSLSAVDTKTENAILDSLQRVMKNRTSLIISHRVSSVKLADEILVLDDGQIVQHGTHAALMADAAGLYRALYERQLQTEAATT from the coding sequence ATGCCCACCCGCGCTCTAGCCGCCGTCAATCCGCATATTTTTCGCTATAAATGGCATTTCCTCGGCGGGGTGCTCTTTGTAATTCTGAGTACGCTGCTGACTATTTTTCCAGCCCAGCTCGTGCGCTACTCCTTCGATTTGGTAAACGAGGGCATCGACCTCTACCACCTTTACGCCGGCACGCAGGCGCAGGCGGGCGTGTACCAGCTGTTTGGGCGCAACGTGCTGTTCTACGGCATGGTCATCATCGCGCTGGCCCTGCTGCGCGGTATCTTTTTGTTTTTTATGCGCCAGACGCTCATTGTGATGTCGCGCCGCATCGAAAACGACCAGAAAAACCAGATTTTCCAGCACTACCAGTCGCTGCCGCTGGCTTTTTACCGCCGCCACAGCACCGGCGACCTCATGTCGCGCATTTCCGAAGACGTGGGCCGGGTGCGCATGTACCTCGGGCCGGGCATCATGTACTTTTTGCAGCTCGTGCTGCTGTTTGTGCTCGTGGTGCCGCTCATGCTGCTCGTCAACGTGAAGCTAACGGTGCTCACGCTGCTGCCGCTGCCCATTCTGTCGGTCAGCATCTTTTACGTTAACAACCTGATTGAGAAGAAGTCGGACGACATTCAAAAAGCGCTGGCGGCCATGACTACCTTCACCCAGGAAGCATTTTCGGGTATCCGGGTGCTCAAGTCGTTTGTGCGCCAGCAAGACTCGTACGAGCAGTTTCAGGTATCGACCAACGAGTACAAAGACAAGTCCTTGAGCCTGAACTTCGTCAACTCGCTGTTCTTCCCGCTCATTATGTTTCTGGTGGGTATCAGCACCATTGTCACGGTCTGGATTGGCGGCCAGGAAGTTATTCGTGGCACCATCACCACCGGCAGCATCGCCGAGTTTATCATCTATGTGAATCTGCTGACGTGGCCCGTCACGGCGCTGGGCTGGACCTCGTCGCTGGTGCAGCGCGCTGAGGCCTCGCAGGCCCGCATCAACGAGTTTCTGGATGAGAAGACCGATATTATCTCGCGCCGGAACGTGGTGCGCGAGATTGCCGGCGATATTGTGTTCGACCACGTTACGTTTACTTATCCCGACACCGGCATCCGGGCGCTGCGCGACGTGAGCTTCCGCATCCGGCCGGGCCAGACGCTGGCCGTGATTGGCAACACGGGCTCGGGCAAAAGCACCATCGCGGCCCTGCTCTGCCGGCTGTATGACGTGACCAGCGGCGATATTCAGGTCGATGGCGTGGACGTGCGCGACTACGCGCTGACTTCGCTGCGCGAGCAAATTGGCTACGTGCCGCAGGACGTGTTTCTGTTTTCGGACAGCATTCGCCACAATATTAACTTCGGCCTCGACCAGCCCGACGAGGTACGCATGGCCCAGGCCGCCCGCGATGCCGACGTGTACGAAAACATCATTCGCTTTCCCGAGGGCTTCGATACCAAAGTAGGCGAGCGCGGCATTACGCTCTCGGGCGGCCAGAAGCAGCGCGTGAGCATGGCCCGCGCCCTGGTGAAGGAGCCCAAAATCCTGATTCTGGACGACTCGCTCTCGGCCGTCGATACCAAGACCGAGAACGCCATTCTCGATAGCCTCCAGCGAGTGATGAAGAACCGCACCAGTCTCATCATCTCGCACCGCGTAAGCTCGGTGAAGCTGGCCGACGAGATACTGGTGCTCGACGACGGGCAGATAGTGCAGCACGGCACCCACGCTGCCCTCATGGCCGATGCCGCCGGCCTCTACCGCGCCCTCTACGAGCGCCAGCTCCAGACGGAGGCAGCAACAACGTAG